In the Grimontia kaedaensis genome, one interval contains:
- the oppB gene encoding oligopeptide ABC transporter permease OppB, with protein MFRLILTRTLEAIPTLLVLITISFFLMRFAPGNPFSSEKTLPQEVMQNINAKYGLDKPLFEQYTTYLGNVVLRGDFGPSFKYKDYTVNELIASALPVSAKVGFYAFIVTVIIGVTIGTIAALRQNSWVDYLIMSTSMFGVVLPSFVLAPVLIYIFSIGLGWFPAGGWNGGAIQYMILPIVAMSFLYIATFARITRGSMIETLNSNFIRTAKAKGLSMRYIVIKHALRPALLPVVSYMGPAFVGIITGSVVIETIFGLPGIGKLFVNAAFNRDYSLVLGVTILIGALFIIFNAIVDILLAWLDPKIRY; from the coding sequence ATGTTTAGATTGATTTTGACTCGTACACTGGAAGCGATACCAACACTTTTGGTATTGATTACGATTTCCTTCTTTTTAATGCGTTTCGCGCCCGGAAATCCCTTTTCTTCGGAAAAAACTTTGCCTCAAGAGGTAATGCAAAACATTAATGCCAAATACGGACTGGATAAGCCGTTATTTGAGCAATACACCACCTATCTTGGCAACGTGGTACTGCGCGGTGACTTCGGTCCTTCCTTTAAATACAAAGACTATACCGTCAACGAACTGATCGCCTCTGCACTGCCTGTTTCTGCAAAAGTAGGTTTCTATGCATTCATTGTGACCGTCATCATCGGGGTCACTATCGGCACCATCGCTGCATTGCGGCAAAACAGTTGGGTGGACTATCTCATCATGTCCACGTCGATGTTTGGGGTTGTGTTGCCGTCTTTCGTTCTTGCCCCAGTACTGATCTATATCTTTTCCATCGGTCTTGGATGGTTCCCTGCTGGTGGTTGGAATGGCGGTGCAATCCAGTACATGATTCTGCCGATTGTCGCCATGTCGTTCCTGTATATCGCAACGTTTGCCCGTATTACTCGTGGCAGCATGATTGAAACCTTAAACAGTAACTTTATCCGAACCGCGAAAGCGAAAGGCCTAAGCATGAGATACATCGTTATCAAACACGCTCTGCGTCCAGCGCTACTGCCAGTGGTCTCTTACATGGGGCCTGCGTTCGTGGGCATCATCACTGGTTCGGTGGTTATCGAAACCATCTTTGGTCTGCCGGGGATCGGAAAACTGTTCGTTAACGCAGCGTTCAACCGTGATTACTCGCTGGTTTTGGGGGTCACCATCCTGATTGGTGCGCTGTTTATTATCTTCAACGCTATCGTCGATATTCTTCTGGCGTGGCTGGATCCGAAGATTCGTTATTGA
- a CDS encoding glycosyl hydrolase family 18 protein gives MNKRAFLKGLLAASIASATAAPAMAAPGAPIISWMETNFAIIEVNDAASAYKDLVTVKPYAEVPVTWDRWSGEPGDTWRVLLNGEVAHEASVAPAASQKESTILQVAKGGKYDMVVELCSGTGADQACTKSDPKQILVADTDGSHLDPLPMNVDPNNGNYTTPANTVMGAYFVEWGVYGRKFPVDKIPAQNLTHIIYGFVPICGNNPSLDDGPLAALNRACAGLPDYEVVIHDPWAAVQMPHPQSGQSHSSSYKGTYGQIMALKQRYPDLKILPSIGGWTLSDPFYEFGDKAKRDKFVASVKKFLQTWKFYDGVDIDWEYPGGSGANPNLGDPAKDGDTYAILMQELRAMLDDLSAETGRTYELTSAVGVGYDKIRDVNYVDAVPYMDYIFAMTYDYYGGWNNVVGHQAALDCGSHMSADECAGKGVDADGKPRKGPAYTTKNGVNLLLEKGVPPEKLVIGAAMYGRGWTGVTEASMSDPTNPMTGVGNGKIAGSWEAGVIDYKDIVTDYENKAGVVLGYDEQAEAPWAWDPSNGDLVTYDNKRSVMAKGAYVRQNNFAGLFAWEIDADNGDILNAMQESLAGDPVDPVNKAPVANAGADVTVNAADAVTLDGSASKDTDGQVVSYSWKQTSGPSVALTDASTATASADIPAVTADTQFVFSLTVTDNKGATATDTVVVTAKAKVIDPVNEAPVAALTAPANANAGDVVLVDASGSSDANNDALTYTWDVPAGVTATQNGASLTFTAGSYSVDTTLTFSVTVSDGKLTDSATVSVVVAKDEPVVTCPNAWAEGTVYNSGDVVTHKGVEYSAKWWTTNEEPGTTGQWGVWKELGAASCQ, from the coding sequence ATGAACAAACGGGCTTTTCTAAAGGGGCTACTCGCAGCCTCTATCGCCAGCGCTACCGCCGCGCCAGCCATGGCGGCACCTGGTGCCCCAATCATTTCATGGATGGAAACCAACTTCGCCATCATTGAGGTGAACGATGCTGCCAGCGCATACAAAGATTTGGTGACGGTGAAACCTTACGCGGAAGTTCCAGTCACTTGGGACCGTTGGTCTGGTGAGCCAGGAGATACTTGGCGCGTATTGCTTAACGGTGAAGTCGCCCATGAGGCAAGCGTGGCTCCTGCAGCCAGCCAGAAAGAATCAACGATTCTTCAGGTTGCTAAAGGCGGCAAATACGACATGGTCGTGGAGCTTTGTAGTGGCACAGGTGCAGATCAAGCGTGTACCAAGAGTGATCCAAAACAAATCCTGGTAGCGGACACTGACGGTAGTCACCTTGATCCATTGCCAATGAATGTTGACCCTAACAACGGCAACTACACTACACCAGCTAACACTGTCATGGGCGCATACTTTGTTGAGTGGGGCGTTTACGGTCGCAAATTCCCTGTAGACAAGATTCCAGCGCAAAATCTTACCCACATTATTTATGGTTTCGTGCCAATTTGTGGCAATAACCCATCTCTTGATGATGGTCCTCTGGCCGCTCTGAACCGTGCGTGTGCCGGTTTGCCTGATTACGAAGTTGTCATTCACGATCCATGGGCGGCGGTTCAAATGCCTCACCCACAATCAGGTCAAAGCCACTCTTCCTCTTATAAAGGTACTTACGGCCAGATCATGGCGCTTAAACAGCGTTACCCTGACCTGAAAATCCTTCCTTCTATCGGCGGCTGGACGCTGTCTGACCCATTCTATGAGTTTGGCGATAAAGCCAAGCGTGACAAGTTTGTCGCTTCTGTGAAGAAATTCCTGCAAACCTGGAAGTTCTATGACGGTGTTGATATCGACTGGGAATACCCAGGTGGCTCAGGCGCAAACCCTAACCTCGGCGACCCAGCGAAAGATGGCGACACTTACGCAATCCTGATGCAAGAACTGCGCGCAATGCTGGATGACCTTTCTGCTGAAACTGGTCGCACGTACGAACTGACTTCTGCAGTTGGTGTAGGCTACGACAAGATTCGAGACGTTAACTATGTAGATGCTGTTCCTTACATGGATTACATCTTCGCCATGACTTACGACTACTACGGTGGTTGGAACAACGTTGTGGGTCACCAAGCAGCATTGGACTGTGGCAGCCACATGTCTGCTGACGAGTGTGCAGGTAAAGGTGTTGATGCAGATGGTAAACCACGTAAAGGCCCTGCATACACAACGAAAAACGGCGTAAACCTACTGCTTGAAAAAGGTGTTCCACCTGAGAAACTGGTTATTGGCGCAGCTATGTACGGCCGTGGTTGGACAGGTGTAACTGAAGCCAGCATGTCAGATCCAACTAACCCAATGACGGGTGTAGGTAACGGTAAAATTGCGGGTTCTTGGGAAGCAGGCGTTATCGATTACAAAGATATCGTGACTGACTACGAGAATAAAGCAGGTGTTGTTCTGGGCTATGACGAACAAGCTGAAGCACCATGGGCTTGGGATCCATCAAACGGTGACCTTGTCACATACGACAACAAACGCTCTGTTATGGCTAAAGGTGCCTACGTTCGTCAAAACAACTTCGCTGGTCTGTTTGCTTGGGAAATCGATGCAGACAACGGTGATATTCTGAACGCAATGCAAGAGTCGCTTGCGGGTGACCCAGTTGACCCTGTTAACAAAGCACCTGTAGCCAATGCTGGCGCTGATGTTACCGTTAACGCAGCAGATGCTGTAACACTTGATGGCTCAGCGTCGAAAGATACTGACGGACAAGTTGTTTCATACAGCTGGAAGCAAACCTCAGGTCCTTCAGTTGCATTGACTGATGCAAGCACTGCAACCGCATCTGCTGATATTCCAGCAGTCACTGCAGATACCCAGTTCGTGTTCTCACTGACAGTGACCGACAATAAAGGCGCAACTGCGACCGATACTGTTGTGGTAACTGCGAAAGCAAAAGTTATTGATCCAGTCAACGAAGCACCTGTAGCCGCGCTGACGGCACCAGCTAATGCTAATGCAGGTGATGTTGTTCTGGTCGATGCCAGCGGTTCAAGCGACGCAAACAATGATGCACTTACCTATACTTGGGATGTTCCAGCGGGTGTAACTGCAACACAAAACGGCGCTTCACTGACTTTCACTGCTGGTAGCTACTCAGTGGATACAACACTGACCTTCTCTGT
- a CDS encoding ABC transporter substrate-binding protein: MYKNKITQALLLSAGMAVAATSFTATAADVPAGVKLSPKQELVRGNGTEVASLDPHKVEGVPESHVLRDLMEGLVIQDAVGNTIPGVAESWSTEDNKTFTFKIRKDAKWSNGDPITAHDFEYSFKRVVDPNTASPYAWYIEKTQMKGAKDIIAGKKSIEELGVKAIDDQTLVIETDVPLPYFVKMMAHTTMYPVHKGTVEKHGDSWTKPGNFVGNGAFVLSDWVVNEKIVLERNENYWDNKDTVLDQVTFLPIENQNAEMNRFLSGEIDITYEVPNEQFRRLAKQYPDNVVVSPSLCTYYYGFNTQKPPFDDVRVRKALSYTIDRDIITKAILGQGQKPAYALTHSGITGFAPEAPEYAKMTQKERIAEAQKLLADAGFGSGNPLDFTLLYNTSENHKKIAVAIQSMWKKSLGNFVNVTLENQEWKTYLDSSKQGNFDVRRAGWCADYNEASTFLVIAMTENGSNDQKYSSEVFDKAMSDAIRVAKDEAERNGYYAIAEAQLAQDMPIAPIYQYVQPRLVGTQVGGYPDQNPQDNIYSKDMFIIAE, from the coding sequence ATGTATAAGAACAAAATCACTCAGGCGCTGTTGCTTAGCGCTGGTATGGCAGTAGCCGCCACCTCTTTCACTGCGACTGCAGCCGATGTACCTGCCGGTGTGAAACTGTCACCTAAGCAAGAGCTCGTTCGTGGTAACGGTACTGAAGTGGCGTCTCTTGACCCACACAAAGTAGAAGGTGTGCCTGAGTCTCATGTATTGCGTGACCTGATGGAAGGTCTGGTCATTCAGGATGCCGTTGGTAACACCATCCCAGGTGTTGCTGAGTCATGGAGCACTGAAGACAACAAGACGTTCACTTTCAAAATCCGTAAAGACGCGAAGTGGTCCAATGGTGACCCAATTACGGCGCATGATTTCGAATACAGCTTTAAGCGTGTCGTTGATCCAAACACCGCGTCTCCTTACGCTTGGTACATCGAAAAAACCCAGATGAAAGGCGCGAAGGACATTATCGCCGGGAAAAAATCGATTGAAGAGCTGGGTGTTAAAGCGATTGATGACCAAACCCTGGTAATCGAAACTGATGTTCCTTTGCCTTACTTCGTTAAGATGATGGCTCATACCACTATGTACCCGGTTCACAAGGGTACGGTTGAGAAACACGGTGATTCTTGGACTAAGCCTGGTAACTTCGTGGGCAACGGTGCATTTGTTCTGTCTGACTGGGTGGTGAACGAGAAGATCGTTCTTGAGCGCAACGAAAACTACTGGGACAACAAAGACACTGTTCTTGATCAGGTGACTTTCCTGCCAATCGAAAACCAGAATGCTGAAATGAACCGCTTCCTGTCTGGCGAAATCGATATCACATATGAAGTGCCTAACGAGCAGTTCCGTCGTCTGGCGAAGCAGTACCCAGACAACGTAGTCGTTTCTCCAAGCCTGTGTACTTATTACTACGGCTTCAATACCCAGAAGCCACCTTTTGATGATGTACGTGTCCGTAAGGCACTGTCGTACACCATCGACCGTGACATCATCACTAAAGCGATTCTTGGTCAAGGCCAGAAACCTGCTTACGCTTTGACTCATAGCGGTATTACTGGTTTTGCTCCTGAAGCACCTGAGTACGCGAAGATGACGCAGAAAGAGCGTATCGCCGAGGCTCAGAAGCTGCTGGCAGATGCAGGCTTCGGTTCAGGTAACCCGTTGGATTTCACGCTTCTGTATAACACCAGCGAAAACCACAAGAAAATTGCAGTAGCGATTCAGTCTATGTGGAAAAAATCTCTGGGTAACTTTGTTAACGTAACGCTTGAAAACCAAGAGTGGAAAACGTACCTGGATAGCAGCAAGCAAGGCAACTTTGATGTTCGTCGTGCAGGTTGGTGCGCGGATTACAACGAAGCGTCTACTTTCCTGGTTATCGCGATGACTGAGAACGGTTCAAACGACCAGAAATACTCAAGTGAAGTATTTGATAAAGCGATGAGCGATGCTATCCGTGTGGCGAAAGATGAAGCTGAGCGTAATGGATACTACGCTATTGCTGAAGCGCAGCTGGCTCAAGATATGCCAATCGCACCGATTTACCAATACGTGCAACCTCGCTTGGTTGGAACGCAGGTAGGTGGCTACCCAGACCAGAACCCGCAAGACAATATCTACTCGAAAGATATGTTTATCATCGCAGAATAA
- the oppC gene encoding oligopeptide ABC transporter permease OppC, protein MLKREENNEAIENFSAKLEVEGRSLWQDARIRFMRNKAAMTSLFILMCITAWVLIGPMFAAYTFDDTDWYAMHAAPSFGEEGHIFGTDALGRDIYVRTLVGGQISLMVGLMGALVAVVIGTIYGATSGYIGGRTDRVMMRILEILNAIPFMFLVIVLVTFFGRNIFLIFVAIGAIAWLDMARIVRGQTLSLRNKEFIEAAHVCGVSTKNIILRHIVPNVLGIVAVYSTLLIPTMILIESFLSFLGLGVQEPMTSWGALLQEGSQTMELAIWQLAFPTLFMVTTLLCFNYVGDGLRDALDPKDR, encoded by the coding sequence ATTTTAAAAAGAGAAGAAAATAACGAAGCTATCGAAAATTTCTCGGCGAAGCTGGAAGTAGAGGGTCGAAGCCTTTGGCAAGATGCGCGTATCCGATTCATGCGTAACAAAGCTGCAATGACCAGTCTGTTCATCCTGATGTGTATCACGGCATGGGTATTGATTGGCCCAATGTTTGCGGCTTACACTTTCGACGATACCGATTGGTATGCAATGCACGCTGCGCCGTCTTTCGGCGAAGAAGGCCACATTTTTGGTACCGATGCGCTGGGTCGTGACATCTATGTGCGTACCTTGGTTGGTGGCCAGATCTCTTTGATGGTAGGCCTGATGGGCGCTCTAGTAGCTGTTGTGATTGGTACCATTTACGGCGCAACGTCCGGCTATATTGGTGGTCGTACTGACCGCGTGATGATGCGTATCCTGGAAATTCTGAATGCGATTCCGTTTATGTTCCTGGTTATCGTACTTGTGACCTTCTTTGGTCGTAACATTTTCCTGATTTTCGTGGCTATCGGTGCTATTGCCTGGCTGGATATGGCTCGCATCGTACGTGGCCAGACTCTCAGCTTGCGTAACAAGGAATTTATTGAAGCGGCACACGTATGTGGTGTTAGCACTAAGAATATTATCCTCCGTCATATCGTACCGAACGTGCTGGGTATCGTTGCAGTATACTCAACCCTGCTTATCCCAACCATGATTCTGATTGAGTCATTCCTGAGCTTCTTGGGCCTGGGTGTTCAAGAGCCAATGACCAGCTGGGGCGCGCTGCTACAGGAAGGTTCCCAAACCATGGAACTGGCTATCTGGCAGTTGGCTTTCCCAACGCTGTTTATGGTCACCACACTGCTTTGCTTTAACTATGTGGGTGATGGTTTGCGTGACGCGCTGGATCCGAAGGATCGATAA